The window TTTAGAAACGCATCTTCGAGAAATTCGTCACATTAGTAAAGGTGATAAAGACAAACCACTACGTCAAGCCAAAGGGAATAAAGCAGACAAAGATCAGCAAACCTTATCGGCCAGTAAAAAGGAGCTACAGGGCATAAAGAGCAGGAACAGTAAATGGGCAAAAGATCAGGATCAGCGCCCGGGAGCAGGCAATAAAGGCTCGAGATATACCAGCAACAAAACCCATTACAGTCCTACCGATCCCGATGCCCGTATCAGTGTAAAACCGGGCAAGGCCAGGAAACTCAATTACCTATCTCAATTAACCGTAGACACCTCCAATCATGTGATAACCGATATTAAAGCTTATCATGCCGATGGCAAAGACAACCAACAACTGCCAGACATAGTGAAAAGGGTACAACGCCGATTGTGGAACTCAGGACTGCTATGGGAGAACTGTGTAGCCGATACAGGATATAGCAGTGGGGAGAACTATGCCTTTTTAGAAAAGAATCAGATCAAGAGTTTTATCCCTCCCCATGGTACTTACAAAGGAGGGCCGGCAGGATTTACATATATTGAGGCAGGCAACTATTGGTTATGCCCTCAGGGCAAGAAAGTTACTTTCCGCAAACAAAAATTAGAGAAAGGGACTCTAAAAGATCAGTACTTTACCAAACGGAGTGATTGTAAAGGCTGCCCGATAAAACAACAATGTATTGGTAAAAGTTATGAGAAACGCATAAACATTACTGCTTATCGCAAAGAATACGAACGTAATATAGCAAGAGTGAATAGTCCGCAGGGACGGTATATGAAAGCCAAGCGGCAAAGCACGGTAGAACCGGTGTTTGGAACATTAACACAGTTTATGGGACTTAGAAAAGTGAATACCCTAGGCATTAAGCAGGCAAACAAATGTATGCAGCTCTCGGCCATAGCCTACAACTTGAAGAAGTACCTGAAATTCATTGAAAACCACACAAAAAGTGGAGCAGCAAGTATGCAAAGTATTTACTTTTCTTTAAAAGCTATCATACAATACATTTTACGCCTTTTTAAGCCTTTCAATTTTAGTTTACAGCTAAACTATACCACAAAATAAAAGCCCATAAAAGGGCTTATTTGTATCTTGTTTTTATATAATTAGTGGGTTGTGCAACATCTACCATCTTTGTTAGGCAACGTTATTTTTTATTAATAAATTCATTCGATTGAGCAATCACAAGTGGTTTCAAAGCTCCGTGATATTCCATTGTACACAAAAATCCAATAGCGTCTTCAATATTTTCTCCGTCATAAAACATATCATCCTCTCCTGGAATCATTGCCTTAAGTTTATATTTAAAGACAGTAGGATGTCCAATATGGCTCCAATCAGTTTCGAAGTCAATAAATTCTCGGAAATACCCATTTACTTTTTGTAGTTTCTCGTTTTCTTCGTCTCCTTCTGCAATTATTTTAATTTGATATTCATCTGATATTTGCTGCCCATATTTTGCATAAAATAACCCCTTGAAATTTTTAATGTGTAATTTTTCAATGTCGTTATAACTGAAACTAACTTCAAAAGATTTTCCTTCATCAATACTGAAAACTCTTTCTTTCCAATTACTTCTTCTCATTATTGAACGTACAGCTTTAGCCGTCATTTCATTTTTCAAATCATCATTTTCATTTAAAACTCCAATAGCGTCTCTTATCTCTTGGTCAATTTTCGAATAAAGTCCAATGTTGCAATCATAACAAGCAGGAACTGTCAATAAATTAACTTTGTATTCTGGCGGATATGTACTAAATAAATTCTTGGCAGGAATATGTTCAACGTGGTTAGTTTCGTCTGTCAATTCAATTCCGCAATTGTAACAATTCATACTGTTTGGTTTTAATGTTGCCTAACGGTTTAGTATAACGTTTCGTTGCGGAGAAATCATTATTGATTAGTCCGCTGATTGTAAATATAGAAAATATGCGTGATTTTTCCACGGGAAAAATCGCGGCAATGAACGGTATGCATTGTTAGCATTTGTAGCGACCCATCCGAGTAAGTACGAGCAGTAACCGTTCCGAGTCAAATCCAATCTAAATTTTGTCGGTTAGGAGCGAAATTATTATGTAGTCAAAAGGATAATTTTAAAATCCGTTTAATTTTGGCAGATCAGTTCAATTATAGATCCGTTTTTAGTCGTTGTCAAGTCCGCAAACTTGCTCAAAAATCCGTTGCTACATTTTTTAGTCACATATGAGTGATAAATCCGCGTTTTGTCAAAACTAAATGTTTAATCTATGGATGAATGATCCAATGGAATTCAAGTCCGGAGCTATACATGCTAACGTATTAGGCTATGAGTGGTTGCGTTTTAGGTTCGTGATTTATCCGCTTGTGGTAAAGATTAAAAGTAAGAAAAATTCTTCTTGTTAACCATCACAAGCAATTACTTATAGCCATTGTGCCTGTTGCACAAGTTAGCAAAAAATTGACATAGGGTTGATATTTTCCTCTCACAAGACGCTTACCTTGTAGTTATGCAAGGCAAAAAACAATATCAGGAAAAGTTATTCAACCAGTTTCAGTTAAGTGAACGCGTACCCAAAGACAATTTCTACCGCCGGTTAAAAGAGGTGTTGGACTTAGAATATTTGTATTCGTTTACCAAAGGATATTACGGTAGTAGCGGACAAAAGAGCATCGACCCGGTGGTGTTCTTTAAACTTTGTTTGGTAGGTTATTTAGAAAACATTATCAGTGATCGAAAGCTCATAACGCATTGCAGTATGCGATTGGATATTTTGTTCTTTTTGGATTATGATATCGATGAAGAACTGCCATGGCATTCTACCATTAGCCGCACCCGTCAGTTATTTCCTGAGTCAGTGTTTGAAGAGGTCTTTACCAAGGTGTTTGAACTATGTGTATCGATCGGGATGGTCAGTGGCCATACTCAGGCTATCGATAGCGCCCCTGTAAAAGCCAATGCTTCTATGGATAGTTTGGAACTGAAAGTTCCTGAAGCCGATTTAGAAACGCATCTTCGAGAAATTCGTCACATTAGTAAAGGTGATAAAGACAAACCACTACGTCAAGCCAAAGGGAATAAAGCAGACAAAGATCAGCAAACCTTATCGGCCAGTAAAAAGGAGCTACAGGGCATAAAGAGCAGGAACAGTAAATGGGCAAAAGATCAGGATCAGCGTCCGGGAGCAGGCAATAAAGGCTCGAGATATACCAGCAACAAA of the Zhouia spongiae genome contains:
- a CDS encoding IS1182 family transposase, which codes for MQGKKKYQEKLFNQFQLSERVPIDNFYRRLKEVLDLDYLYPLTKRYYGSSGQKSIDPVVFFKLCLVGYLENIISDRKLITHCSMRLDILFFLDYDIDEELPWHSTISRTRQLFPEAVFEEVFTKVFELCVSVGMFSGHTQAIDSAPVKANASMDSLELKVPEADLETHLREIRHISKGDKDKPLRQAKGNKADKDQQTLSASKKELQGIKSRNSKWAKDQDQRPGAGNKGSRYTSNKTHYSPTDPDARISVKPGKARKLNYLSQLTVDTSNHVITDIKAYHADGKDNQQLPDIVKRVQRRLWNSGLLWENCVADTGYSSGENYAFLEKNQIKSFIPPHGTYKGGPAGFTYIEAGNYWLCPQGKKVTFRKQKLEKGTLKDQYFTKRSDCKGCPIKQQCIGKSYEKRINITAYRKEYERNIARVNSPQGRYMKAKRQSTVEPVFGTLTQFMGLRKVNTLGIKQANKCMQLSAIAYNLKKYLKFIENHTKSGAASMQSIYFSLKAIIQYILRLFKPFNFSLQLNYTTK